A section of the Deltaproteobacteria bacterium genome encodes:
- a CDS encoding glycosylase, with product MFRWNKLGKIFDPTQIKDRDWMKEFAQAPCILIFDKFVRVYFSCRPMPDENRQYVSYSAYVDLNRYDLSEIIDVAQTPILELGELGTFDEFGTYPVSVIRKGKEVLAYYGGWTRCESVPFTVAIGVAVSHNGGKSFTKLGKGPILSRSVHDPFVLSGPKIRRFGDCWYLWYVAGTKWLANNGKPEAVYKIRMASSDDGLNWIRDGRDIIESRIEENECQASPDVFFYKNRYHMFFCYKYALDFRNNERGYRIGYAVSEDMLHWHRDDARAGIDISTEGWDDQSIAYPHVFELDDIIYMLYLGNQVGRFGFGLAKLEKYKP from the coding sequence ATGTTTAGATGGAATAAACTCGGCAAAATCTTTGACCCAACTCAAATAAAGGACAGGGACTGGATGAAGGAATTTGCCCAGGCTCCCTGCATTTTGATCTTTGACAAATTCGTGAGGGTCTATTTCTCCTGCAGGCCCATGCCTGACGAAAACAGACAATATGTAAGCTACTCCGCCTATGTTGACCTGAACCGTTACGATTTATCTGAGATAATAGATGTTGCCCAAACCCCGATCCTCGAGCTTGGAGAGCTGGGGACCTTTGATGAGTTCGGCACATACCCTGTATCAGTCATAAGGAAAGGTAAAGAAGTATTGGCATACTATGGCGGCTGGACGAGATGCGAATCAGTTCCTTTTACGGTAGCAATCGGGGTGGCCGTAAGTCACAATGGGGGAAAGAGTTTCACGAAGCTCGGCAAAGGCCCAATTTTATCGCGCAGCGTACATGATCCCTTTGTCTTGAGCGGGCCCAAGATAAGGAGGTTCGGCGACTGTTGGTACCTCTGGTATGTCGCCGGAACGAAATGGTTAGCGAATAACGGTAAGCCGGAAGCGGTCTACAAGATACGCATGGCATCTTCAGATGACGGACTGAACTGGATAAGGGATGGCAGAGACATTATTGAAAGCAGAATTGAAGAAAACGAATGCCAGGCAAGTCCTGATGTTTTTTTCTACAAGAACAGATACCATATGTTTTTTTGCTACAAATACGCCTTGGATTTCAGAAATAACGAGAGGGGCTACCGTATAGGATATGCAGTCTCTGAAGATATGCTGCATTGGCATAGAGATGATGCGCGGGCAGGCATAGATATCTCGACAGAGGGATGGGATGATCAATCGATTGCCTACCCGCATGTGTTCGAGCTTGATGATATTATCTACATGCTTTATCTCGGTAATCAGGTGGGAAGGTTTGGGTTTGGGTTAGCTAAACTGGAAAAATATAAGCCCTGA
- a CDS encoding glycosyltransferase family 39 protein yields the protein MQTTLVQQGITILFLTGWCLLTMGVGRLCLSSTAIRLISRSEGLFLSAGIGLVITGYAVFLLGATGSLSAPGIGLLLISMALFAGAGWLRPLQIAPAAPSGRPIWELPALLLLAILLLASFVLTLTPEISKDALIYHLAVPKLYLLHHGFYFIPGNAFTGFPLLGEMNYLLALFLRNDILAKAMSYALLCGTLRGICLFARHVLQKQQFPTLSILIFASIPSVFAVSHTAYNDLFVTFFTLAAIYSFFRWSEDRLTAWLILCGLFSGAAAACKYTALLATPLGCLGILYLANRSGDGSRETLRRLALYVAAALIAGSPFYLKNWIVMGNPFYPFFYGIFGGKGWDPDQARLFDLLTQSLGMGRSFLDYLLLPWNLSLRAKMDVGFDGMLGPIFLLTLPFLAALRRWETPLQMLLIYALLTFFFWASSVQQMRHLIPIFPLLALIVGAILTRYRSRKNIFALLLCIVAGSLVFNGYHIARDFIKINPLPVAVGLESRDHFLSRTLPTYTMYHFVNQTLPPDARVFLIYMKNYTFLCERDCYADEMFEAHTLQKILREEASPDRVRNRLKAAGFTHLLYNEFYLLGEPSPLSAEEKQLFLAFQNSHLVNIRQQGYYRLYRLI from the coding sequence ATGCAAACGACGCTTGTTCAGCAAGGAATAACGATCCTGTTTCTGACTGGTTGGTGCCTGCTCACGATGGGTGTTGGGCGACTCTGCCTGAGCAGCACTGCTATCCGCCTGATCTCCCGGAGTGAAGGCCTTTTTCTCTCGGCCGGAATAGGTCTCGTCATTACCGGTTACGCGGTTTTTCTCCTCGGCGCGACAGGTTCTCTGTCCGCCCCCGGCATCGGTCTGCTGCTGATATCCATGGCGTTGTTTGCCGGTGCGGGGTGGTTGCGCCCCCTCCAGATTGCTCCGGCCGCGCCTTCCGGACGTCCCATTTGGGAGCTCCCGGCCTTGCTGCTTCTCGCTATCCTCCTTCTCGCAAGCTTTGTGTTGACCCTGACGCCGGAAATCAGCAAGGACGCGCTGATCTACCACCTCGCGGTTCCCAAGCTCTATCTCCTTCATCACGGCTTCTACTTCATCCCGGGGAACGCCTTCACCGGCTTCCCCCTGCTGGGCGAGATGAATTATCTGCTGGCCCTTTTCCTCCGGAACGACATCCTCGCCAAGGCGATGAGTTATGCCCTCCTCTGCGGAACATTACGCGGAATCTGCCTCTTTGCCCGCCATGTTCTGCAGAAGCAACAATTTCCCACCCTCAGCATACTGATCTTCGCCTCGATCCCCTCCGTCTTTGCTGTTTCCCATACGGCCTATAATGATCTGTTCGTCACCTTTTTCACCCTGGCGGCGATCTATTCATTTTTCCGCTGGTCCGAGGACCGGCTCACCGCCTGGCTGATCCTTTGCGGCCTCTTCTCCGGCGCCGCCGCCGCGTGCAAATACACGGCCCTCCTCGCAACGCCGCTCGGCTGCCTCGGCATCCTCTATCTGGCAAACCGCAGCGGGGACGGCTCCCGGGAAACTCTTCGCCGTCTCGCGCTTTATGTCGCCGCGGCCCTGATCGCCGGAAGTCCTTTTTATCTGAAAAACTGGATCGTGATGGGAAATCCCTTCTATCCATTCTTCTACGGGATATTCGGCGGCAAGGGCTGGGATCCCGACCAGGCGCGCCTCTTTGATCTGCTTACCCAGAGCCTCGGCATGGGGAGAAGCTTCCTGGACTATCTCCTCCTCCCCTGGAACCTGAGCCTCCGGGCGAAGATGGACGTGGGATTCGACGGCATGCTGGGACCGATATTTCTCTTGACCCTTCCCTTTCTTGCCGCTCTGCGCCGCTGGGAAACACCGCTGCAGATGCTTCTCATCTACGCCCTGCTGACCTTTTTCTTCTGGGCCTCCTCCGTCCAGCAGATGCGCCATCTGATCCCCATCTTTCCCTTACTGGCGCTCATCGTCGGGGCAATCCTGACCCGCTATCGCAGCCGGAAAAATATCTTCGCCCTGCTGCTCTGCATTGTCGCCGGCAGCCTCGTCTTCAACGGCTATCATATTGCCCGCGACTTCATAAAGATCAACCCTCTGCCTGTTGCGGTCGGTCTTGAATCCCGCGATCATTTTCTCTCCCGGACACTCCCCACCTACACGATGTACCACTTCGTCAACCAGACCCTCCCGCCGGATGCCCGGGTCTTTCTCATCTACATGAAGAATTATACATTTCTGTGCGAGCGGGATTGCTATGCCGACGAGATGTTTGAGGCCCACACCCTCCAGAAGATCCTCCGGGAGGAGGCATCCCCGGACCGGGTCCGTAACCGCCTGAAGGCAGCGGGATTCACCCACCTCCTCTATAACGAATTCTATCTCCTCGGCGAGCCGAGCCCGCTATCGGCGGAGGAGAAACAGCTCTTCCTGGCATTTCAGAACAGCCACCTGGTGAACATCCGGCAGCAGGGATACTATCGTCTCTACCGCCTGATTTAG
- a CDS encoding fused MFS/spermidine synthase yields MKKVHYLYALSFVSAFLLFQIELIIAKIFLPRFGGSYLVWGACIVFFQFALLLGYLYSHVIIKKLGMYRYRYLHLIPVLLPLFFFPGRSLPEIVAHAGIPLVIDIFLQLSLTIGLAFFVLSTISIVTQSWLAHSDLPESRNPFLLYAISNVGSFLGLLSYPFLFEAYCDLDTQVAIWRILYFLFIALYLVSLLAIDFTNREVPNFKIFDKSVFSRKYRLSDEAVRQKLYWFLLSAAGCILFLSVTNVITYEIAPSPLLWIIPLCIYLLSFMLTFRDKPLYPEWITEKFHLVIGFSVLIFFFAQQRMLPVSPQIIAFVLSLFALCMFCQHELYQSRPQDKNDLTGFYLIVSVGGFAGSFLVTWLVPVLFTSPLEFLLGLFIVGLSLSLKQGASRVTFYNFRLIAYAVIFVIAWPLVFKKYNVLGVTMILLTFGFIFKELNKKTTALCLCLLIILVLAPFVEDFWSTDGKVIRAYRNYYGIYKISADQAVLKLMNGTTLHGVQYLTEDNVKREEPLSYYHRQTPVGKVLSSNLFATKRIGVIGLGVGTLSAYGKKGEEMDFFELDPDIAVFVNIFDYLQNSRAKLNFFYDDARIALRKTPRQYYDILVIDAFSGDSVPVHLLTTDAIREYKAHLKDKGLILFHTSNRYLDLAPVLFSNARVINAFALADRNEARGSALFASNWMVLTWDRQLNDMLVSKLQWKENAPDPKKEMLRPWTDKYSNIPSVVNPKAFIDSIKNFKPFLW; encoded by the coding sequence ATGAAAAAAGTCCACTATCTCTATGCTCTAAGTTTTGTATCCGCTTTTTTACTCTTCCAGATCGAGTTGATAATTGCCAAAATATTCCTGCCCCGGTTTGGCGGCAGTTATCTTGTCTGGGGCGCCTGCATCGTCTTCTTTCAGTTTGCCTTGCTGCTGGGATATTTATATTCCCATGTTATTATTAAGAAATTAGGGATGTACAGATACAGATACCTGCATCTTATTCCAGTTTTATTGCCGCTTTTTTTCTTCCCCGGCCGGTCGCTGCCGGAAATTGTCGCCCATGCCGGCATTCCGCTGGTGATTGATATTTTTTTGCAACTGTCATTAACGATCGGGCTGGCCTTTTTTGTTCTCTCCACCATCAGCATTGTCACACAAAGCTGGCTGGCGCACAGCGATTTACCGGAGAGCCGCAATCCCTTCCTGCTCTACGCCATATCGAATGTGGGATCGTTCCTGGGGCTCCTGAGCTATCCTTTCCTGTTTGAGGCGTATTGCGATCTGGACACCCAGGTTGCGATCTGGAGAATCCTCTACTTCCTGTTTATCGCACTCTATCTTGTCTCGCTTCTGGCAATTGACTTTACGAACAGGGAAGTCCCCAATTTTAAAATATTTGATAAATCTGTTTTCTCCCGTAAATACAGGTTATCCGATGAAGCGGTAAGGCAAAAACTCTACTGGTTTTTGTTGTCGGCGGCGGGTTGCATCCTTTTTCTCTCCGTTACAAATGTCATTACTTATGAAATTGCGCCCTCTCCGCTTCTGTGGATCATCCCGTTATGCATCTACCTGCTCTCTTTTATGCTAACCTTTCGGGATAAGCCGCTTTATCCGGAATGGATAACAGAGAAATTTCATCTGGTGATAGGATTCAGCGTCCTGATTTTCTTTTTTGCCCAGCAGAGGATGCTTCCCGTTTCGCCTCAGATTATCGCCTTTGTCTTGTCCCTTTTTGCCCTCTGCATGTTTTGTCAGCATGAACTCTACCAGAGCAGGCCGCAGGACAAGAATGATCTGACGGGTTTTTATCTGATCGTTTCCGTAGGCGGCTTCGCGGGCAGCTTTCTCGTGACCTGGCTCGTGCCGGTATTGTTTACTTCGCCTCTTGAATTTCTCCTGGGTCTTTTCATCGTTGGATTGTCGTTGAGCTTGAAGCAGGGGGCTTCCAGGGTTACTTTTTACAATTTTCGCCTGATTGCGTATGCTGTCATATTCGTAATCGCCTGGCCGCTGGTGTTCAAGAAATACAACGTCCTCGGCGTGACGATGATTTTATTGACGTTTGGCTTTATTTTTAAGGAATTGAACAAAAAAACGACGGCGCTCTGCTTATGCCTGCTGATCATCCTGGTTCTGGCGCCGTTTGTTGAAGATTTCTGGTCCACGGACGGTAAGGTTATCCGTGCCTACAGGAATTACTATGGCATTTACAAAATAAGCGCCGACCAGGCAGTTCTCAAGCTGATGAACGGGACCACGCTGCATGGCGTCCAATACCTCACGGAAGATAATGTGAAAAGAGAGGAACCTCTTTCCTACTATCATCGCCAGACGCCGGTGGGGAAGGTGCTGAGCAGCAATCTTTTTGCGACCAAGCGAATCGGGGTTATCGGTTTGGGCGTGGGCACACTGAGCGCCTACGGGAAAAAGGGCGAAGAGATGGACTTCTTTGAACTGGACCCGGACATTGCTGTTTTCGTGAACATCTTTGATTATCTGCAGAATTCCCGCGCAAAACTGAACTTCTTTTATGACGATGCGCGGATCGCCTTACGGAAGACTCCCCGGCAGTATTACGATATATTGGTCATTGATGCCTTCAGTGGAGATTCTGTCCCCGTGCATCTTCTGACGACGGATGCGATCCGGGAATACAAGGCGCACTTGAAAGACAAGGGACTTATTCTGTTTCATACCAGCAACAGGTATCTTGATCTTGCGCCGGTTCTTTTCAGCAACGCCAGGGTTATCAATGCCTTCGCCCTGGCTGATCGGAACGAGGCGCGGGGGTCTGCGCTTTTTGCGTCCAATTGGATGGTTTTGACATGGGATCGGCAGCTCAATGATATGCTTGTTTCCAAACTGCAATGGAAAGAAAACGCCCCGGATCCGAAAAAAGAGATGTTGAGGCCATGGACCGACAAGTATTCCAATATACCTTCAGTCGTCAATCCGAAAGCGTTTATTGATTCAATAAAGAACTTCAAACCATTTTTATGGTAG
- a CDS encoding class I SAM-dependent methyltransferase: MDNILNSHVAAYSGHNLYDFDNNIQLNWYPQRVLRLKENAKSILELGLGHGFTTTIFSKHFDRHLVLDASPAVIENFRTRFPDCHAEIVETYFENFLSGETFDLIVLGFILEHVDNPVDIMSYYKRFLAPRGKMFVTVPNAEVLNRRLGHLAGMLEDMQQLSDHDRMCGHKRYYTVKSLTEEVRRAGYEIDRIEGIYLKPFTTVQMISLNFDQKVIDALCTVGIDYPELCCGILAQIREA, translated from the coding sequence ATGGATAATATTCTGAACAGCCACGTGGCAGCGTACAGCGGTCATAATCTCTACGATTTCGACAACAACATTCAGCTCAACTGGTATCCTCAAAGAGTCCTTCGACTTAAAGAGAACGCAAAGTCCATTCTGGAGCTCGGGCTGGGCCACGGATTTACTACCACGATCTTTTCTAAACATTTTGACAGGCACCTTGTCCTCGATGCATCTCCGGCGGTAATTGAAAACTTCAGGACGAGATTCCCCGATTGCCACGCCGAGATTGTTGAGACCTATTTTGAAAATTTCTTAAGCGGTGAAACCTTTGATCTGATAGTTTTGGGGTTCATTCTAGAGCACGTCGACAATCCTGTAGATATTATGAGCTATTACAAGCGCTTTCTTGCCCCCCGGGGGAAGATGTTCGTAACGGTCCCGAATGCAGAGGTCCTGAACAGGAGGCTGGGGCATTTGGCTGGGATGCTGGAGGATATGCAGCAATTGTCCGACCATGATCGCATGTGTGGCCATAAGCGTTATTACACAGTCAAGTCTCTGACTGAAGAGGTAAGAAGGGCTGGCTATGAGATAGACCGAATAGAAGGTATATACCTGAAGCCCTTTACTACCGTGCAGATGATCTCTCTCAATTTTGACCAGAAAGTAATCGATGCTTTATGCACAGTAGGGATAGATTATCCAGAACTCTGCTGCGGTATCCTGGCGCAGATCAGGGAGGCTTAG
- a CDS encoding nitroreductase has product MDILTAMKERKSARAYLDKQVSRRDIEEILAAAALAPSAINLQPWEFIVTYGEEKERLVRRLLKARSERVVACGPGTEKPLPAAISRRATEALAVMEPHISAPGQTFNQFVEAGSCAFYGAPVAIMVTMDKLFPAIRYLDVGLAVSQLLLAAHAKGLATCPIGLILAYREDIAQALNIPEQKELLLGIALGYADTSAPANSFRTSRADLAEIATWYE; this is encoded by the coding sequence ATGGACATCTTGACCGCCATGAAGGAAAGAAAAAGCGCCCGGGCCTATCTGGATAAGCAGGTTTCCCGGCGCGACATTGAAGAAATCCTGGCCGCCGCCGCCCTGGCGCCCTCGGCCATCAACCTCCAGCCCTGGGAGTTCATTGTCACCTATGGCGAGGAGAAGGAACGCCTAGTGCGCCGCCTGCTCAAGGCGCGCTCGGAACGGGTAGTGGCCTGCGGACCAGGCACCGAAAAACCCCTGCCGGCAGCAATCAGCCGGCGTGCGACGGAGGCGCTGGCCGTTATGGAGCCGCACATATCCGCTCCGGGTCAGACGTTTAACCAGTTTGTCGAGGCGGGCAGTTGCGCTTTTTACGGCGCGCCGGTGGCCATCATGGTCACCATGGACAAGCTATTCCCGGCTATTCGCTACCTGGATGTGGGCCTGGCGGTTTCCCAGTTGCTGCTGGCGGCGCACGCCAAGGGCCTGGCGACCTGCCCGATCGGGCTGATTCTGGCCTATCGCGAAGACATTGCCCAGGCGCTTAATATCCCGGAACAAAAGGAGCTCCTCCTCGGAATCGCCCTGGGTTACGCCGACACATCTGCCCCGGCCAACTCCTTCCGGACCAGCCGGGCCGACCTGGCGGAGATTGCAACCTGGTACGAATGA
- a CDS encoding GNAT family protein, whose product MNIKGKILMLRAIEESDLELLHKWANDPVTQDAIGELHFPSSMDFHKTWFQNLKNDRLNQRFVVDVPDIGIIGISSIVNIDWRNSHAWHGLVIGESNHRGKGYGVDAIMATMRYAFEELNLERLDGSMIEYNKISISTYCGKRLGWKEEGRRINYFFRKGRYWDQIVVGITRQDYIELIEKTNYWG is encoded by the coding sequence ATGAATATTAAAGGTAAAATCCTAATGCTGCGGGCTATCGAAGAGAGCGATCTGGAACTGTTGCATAAATGGGCGAATGATCCGGTTACGCAAGATGCTATAGGAGAATTACACTTTCCGAGTTCAATGGATTTCCACAAGACATGGTTCCAGAACTTGAAAAATGACCGACTAAATCAACGATTTGTTGTTGATGTTCCAGACATTGGAATCATTGGGATTTCCAGCATAGTAAATATTGATTGGCGCAATAGTCATGCATGGCATGGGTTGGTGATAGGAGAATCCAATCATCGTGGCAAGGGTTATGGCGTTGACGCAATTATGGCCACGATGCGATATGCTTTTGAAGAGTTAAACCTCGAAAGACTGGATGGCTCTATGATTGAGTACAACAAGATATCAATCTCTACTTATTGCGGTAAGCGATTAGGATGGAAGGAGGAAGGGCGGAGAATAAATTACTTTTTTAGGAAGGGACGTTATTGGGATCAAATAGTGGTTGGTATTACCAGACAGGACTACATAGAACTCATAGAAAAGACGAATTATTGGGGTTAA
- a CDS encoding WbqC family protein yields the protein MKIGIMQPYFFPYIGYFQLIKAVDVFVVYDNIKYTKKGWINRNRMLQNGKDVMFSLPLKSGSDFLDVRERELATEFNRDKLLNQFKDAYHRAPYFEQTFPLVEQIVRNEELNLFRFLHYSLAKTCEHLGITTEIRASSDIGIDHDLKSQDKVLALCAAVGANTYLNPIGGVELYDKGRFMGEGIDLHFLKTDEFSYSQFGNGFIPWLSILDVMMFNSKEAITKMLTQCSLR from the coding sequence ATGAAAATCGGCATCATGCAGCCATACTTCTTCCCCTACATCGGCTACTTCCAGCTCATTAAGGCGGTTGATGTATTTGTCGTTTATGACAACATTAAATACACCAAAAAGGGCTGGATAAACAGGAACCGAATGTTACAGAACGGCAAGGATGTGATGTTCTCGCTGCCGTTGAAAAGCGGGTCGGACTTTCTGGATGTGCGCGAACGGGAGCTGGCTACGGAGTTCAATCGCGACAAATTGCTGAACCAATTCAAGGACGCATACCACCGTGCGCCGTATTTCGAGCAAACGTTCCCGTTGGTCGAGCAGATCGTGAGGAATGAAGAACTGAACCTGTTTCGCTTCCTGCATTACTCTCTCGCCAAAACCTGCGAGCATTTGGGCATTACGACCGAGATCAGGGCTTCTTCCGACATCGGCATTGACCATGACTTGAAAAGCCAGGACAAGGTACTCGCCTTGTGTGCAGCAGTCGGTGCGAATACCTATCTGAACCCCATCGGCGGTGTTGAGCTTTATGACAAGGGCCGTTTCATGGGTGAAGGAATAGATTTGCATTTTCTGAAGACAGATGAATTCAGTTATTCACAATTTGGCAATGGTTTTATTCCCTGGTTATCAATACTGGACGTAATGATGTTCAACTCGAAAGAGGCAATCACCAAAATGCTTACACAATGTAGTTTGAGGTGA
- a CDS encoding class I SAM-dependent methyltransferase — translation MNSKRDYNKELIDSVSAKYAYGFDFDVMHPYMIRSFEPFFNKGSLLELGSFKGDFTRRFLPYFDDITCVEASDVAIEDARMKLGDKVIFVNSLFEKATLPRRYDNIVLTHALEHLDDPVLVLRRINGEWLAEGGRFFLACPNANAPSRQIAVKMGLITHNAAVTPAEAEHGHRCTYTLDTLERDAEAAGLKVVHRSGIFFKALANFQWDRLLQTDIISPEYLEGCYKLGQQYPDLCSSIFLMCERGEKK, via the coding sequence ATGAATTCGAAGAGAGACTACAATAAAGAATTGATTGATTCAGTTTCGGCAAAATACGCTTACGGATTCGATTTCGATGTGATGCACCCCTACATGATCAGATCGTTCGAGCCCTTCTTTAACAAGGGGAGCCTGCTTGAGCTTGGGAGCTTCAAGGGCGATTTCACCAGAAGGTTCCTGCCCTATTTCGATGACATTACCTGTGTCGAAGCCTCCGACGTTGCTATCGAGGATGCCAGAATGAAGCTGGGTGACAAGGTAATTTTCGTCAACTCGCTATTCGAGAAAGCGACCTTGCCCAGGCGCTATGACAACATTGTGTTGACCCATGCGCTGGAACATCTGGACGATCCTGTGCTGGTGTTGAGGCGCATCAACGGCGAGTGGCTGGCCGAAGGTGGCAGGTTCTTCTTGGCATGTCCCAATGCCAATGCACCTTCAAGACAGATCGCCGTCAAGATGGGCTTAATTACACATAACGCAGCAGTCACCCCGGCCGAGGCCGAGCATGGCCACCGATGCACCTATACATTGGATACCCTGGAGCGGGATGCTGAAGCGGCAGGGCTGAAGGTGGTGCACCGGTCGGGGATATTCTTCAAGGCATTGGCGAACTTCCAGTGGGATCGCCTGCTGCAAACGGATATCATTTCCCCGGAGTACCTGGAGGGCTGCTATAAACTGGGCCAACAATACCCGGATTTGTGTTCCAGCATTTTCCTGATGTGTGAACGAGGTGAGAAAAAATGA
- a CDS encoding DegT/DnrJ/EryC1/StrS family aminotransferase: MKPSEKPIYVTQPFLPPLEEFQPYLEQIWESKWLTNSGPFHQELEKKLADYLGVEHLALFTNGTLALVTALQALRITGEVITTPFSFVATAHSLLWNGIKPAFVDIQPETFNLDPEKIEAAITPRTTAIMPVHVYGRPCDVEKIQKIADIYGLKVIYDAAHAFGVKYKGESLLRHGDLSTLSFHATKVFNTFEGGAIVCPDVKAKKRIDDLKNFGYNGEVTVVAPGINAKMNELQAAFGLLQLKHVDKAIDRRREIDAQYREELSSVPGISCPPLPADTTYNHAYFPILIEKEYPLSRDELNDKLRQHGIFARRYFYPLISEFPMYRGLPSAVESNLPVARKAAYQVLCLPIYPALEDESVTRIVSIIAGKKQ; the protein is encoded by the coding sequence ATGAAGCCATCAGAAAAACCAATTTATGTCACCCAACCCTTCCTACCCCCACTGGAAGAATTTCAGCCGTATCTCGAGCAAATCTGGGAGAGCAAGTGGCTCACAAATAGTGGCCCCTTTCATCAGGAGCTGGAAAAAAAGCTGGCCGATTATCTTGGAGTGGAGCATCTCGCCTTATTTACCAATGGCACACTTGCACTTGTTACAGCATTGCAAGCGCTTCGGATTACCGGAGAGGTCATAACCACACCGTTTTCATTTGTAGCCACTGCCCATTCCCTCCTGTGGAACGGTATCAAGCCTGCCTTTGTAGATATACAGCCGGAAACTTTCAATCTTGATCCGGAAAAAATCGAGGCGGCCATTACACCCCGTACTACCGCAATTATGCCGGTGCATGTATATGGCAGGCCGTGTGATGTGGAAAAGATACAGAAGATTGCAGATATATACGGTCTTAAGGTCATTTATGATGCGGCGCACGCTTTTGGGGTCAAGTATAAAGGAGAGAGTCTTTTAAGGCACGGAGACCTGTCAACGTTGAGCTTCCATGCAACAAAAGTTTTCAATACCTTTGAGGGCGGCGCCATCGTTTGCCCTGACGTGAAAGCAAAGAAGCGCATTGATGACCTGAAGAATTTCGGTTACAACGGTGAGGTGACAGTTGTTGCACCGGGAATCAATGCCAAGATGAATGAATTGCAGGCGGCATTCGGACTTTTGCAGCTAAAGCATGTTGATAAGGCAATTGATAGACGGCGGGAAATAGATGCGCAATACCGGGAAGAGCTCTCGTCTGTGCCAGGTATTTCATGCCCGCCATTACCTGCCGACACGACTTACAACCATGCGTATTTCCCGATATTGATTGAAAAGGAGTATCCACTATCGCGAGATGAACTAAACGACAAGTTACGCCAGCACGGGATTTTTGCTCGCCGCTATTTTTACCCATTGATAAGCGAGTTTCCAATGTATCGGGGCTTGCCGTCTGCAGTGGAATCCAACTTACCGGTAGCAAGGAAGGCTGCTTATCAGGTGCTTTGTCTGCCGATTTACCCGGCTTTGGAAGATGAATCCGTTACGAGAATCGTATCCATCATCGCAGGCAAGAAACAATGA